A genome region from Arachis duranensis cultivar V14167 chromosome 6, aradu.V14167.gnm2.J7QH, whole genome shotgun sequence includes the following:
- the LOC107492107 gene encoding nuclear transcription factor Y subunit C-9, protein MDHQGHGQNPSMGVVSSGAQLTYGSNPYQPNQMTGAPGSVVTSVGNMQSGQPAGAQLGQHQLAYQHIHQQQQQQLQQQLQAFWANQYQEIEKVTDFKNHSLPLARIKKIMKADEDVRMISAEAPVIFARACEMFILELTLRSWNHTEENKRRTLQKNDIAAAITRTDIFDFLVDIVPREDLKDEVLASIPRGTMPVAGPADAMPYCYMPPQHAPQVGPAGVIMGKPVMDPNMYAQQSHPYMAPQMWPQPPDQRQSSPDH, encoded by the coding sequence ATGGATCATCAAGGGCATGGCCAAAACCCATCCATGGGGGTTGTCAGTAGTGGGGCTCAACTAACGTATGGTTCCAATCCGTACCAGCCAAACCAAATGACTGGGGCACCAGGGTCAGTTGTTACATCGGTTGGGAACATGCAAAGCGGTCAACCTGCTGGAGCTCAACTGGGACAACATCAACTTGCTTATCAGCATATTCATCAGCAACAACAGCAGCAACTTCAGCAACAACTACAGGCTTTTTGGGCAAATCAATACCAAGAAATTGAGAAGGTAACTGATTTCAAGAACCACAGTCTCCCCTTGGCAAGGATCAAGAAGATTATGAAGGCTGATGAGGATGTTAGAATGATATCGGCTGAGGCACCTGTCATATTTGCAAGGGCATGCGAAATGTTCATTTTAGAGTTAACCCTGCGTTCTTGGAATCACACTGAAGAGAACAAAAGAAGAACCCTTCAGAAAAATGATATTGCTGCTGCAATCACGAGGACCGATATCTTTGATTTCTTGGTTGATATTGTGCCTCGTGAGGACTTGAAAGATGAAGTGCTTGCATCGATCCCAAGAGGAACAATGCCTGTTGCAGGGCCAGCTGATGCAATGCCTTACTGTTATATGCCGCCTCAACATGCACCCCAAGTTGGACCTGCAGGTGTCATAATGGGTAAGCCTGTGATGGACCCAAATATGTACGCTCAGCAATCTCATCCCTACATGGCTCCACAAATGTGGCCGCAGCCGCCAGACCAACGACAATCATCTCCGGATCACTAG
- the LOC107492111 gene encoding LOW QUALITY PROTEIN: uncharacterized protein LOC107492111 (The sequence of the model RefSeq protein was modified relative to this genomic sequence to represent the inferred CDS: deleted 1 base in 1 codon): MMSGKYTTIDNQPGSVPAVPDSGHVAVKFADSNLQTFPPSSAQGKITGGSRPPRDADDTFSKPGSGGSSDESQQSGWLRRRGTFTEKTASNPDLYGPFWICTTLIFVAASMSTFVTYISHKLKHEKWEYDINLVSWSAGLFYGYVTIVPLCLYVILKYFSVPAGIVQLLCLYGYSLFVFIPALCMSIVPLEIFRWVIAAVAGLMSATFLALNLRAHIVSAGERWFLIVAGIFLLQLALAVVLKVYLFTVSV; the protein is encoded by the exons ATGATGTCAGGCAAATACACTACCATTGATAACCAGCCAGGATCTGTTCCT GCGGTTCCAGATTCAGGCCATGTCGCTGTTAAGTTCGCCG aTTCAAATCTCCAGACATTTCCTCCGTCTAGCGCACAGGGCAAGATTACCGGTGGTTCCAGGCCTCCTCGTGATGCCGATG ATACATTTTCAAAACCTGGATCTGGTGGTTCTTCAGATGAATCCCAGCAGAGTGGGTGG TTAAGACGTAGAGGAACTTTTACTGAAAAAACTGCTAGCAACCCTGATTT GTATGGACCTTTCTGGATTTGTACCACCTTAATATTTGTAGCGGCATCTATGAGCACATTTGTGACATATATATCACACAAGCTGAAGCACGAGAAATGGGAATATGACATTAATCTTGTGTCCTGGTCTGCTGGTTTGTTTTATGGTTATGTTACCATAGTACCACTTTGTCTATATGTAATTCTCAAGTACTTCTCCGTGCCAGCTGGCATTGTCCAATTACTCTGTCTATATGGATATTCCCTGTTTGTCTTTATTCCGGCTCTG TGTATGTCCATTGTGCCTCTGGAGATATTTAGATGGGTGATTGCAGCTGTGGCTGGGTTAATGTCAGCGACATTTCTGGCGCTTAATCTCCGGGCACATATCGTATCGGCAGGTGAAAGGTGGTTCTTAATTGTTGCTGGCATTTTTCTGTTGCAGCTGGCTTTAGCCGTTGTACTAAAGGTTTACCTCTTCACAGTATCAGTTTGA
- the LOC107492110 gene encoding serine--tRNA ligase, whose product MLDINLFREEKGHNPELIRESQRRRFASVELVDDVINLDKEWRKRQFELETLRKDFNKINKEVSKLKRAGEDATKIIAESEETKKLIADKEVEVRDTLKLLNSKLESIGNLVHDSVPVSDDESNNAVIRTWGERRLEPKLKNHVDLVELLGIADTKKGADVAGGRGFYLKGDGVRLNQALINFGLDFLEKRGYTLLHTPFFMRKDIMSKCAQLAQFDEELYKVTGEGDDKYLIATAEQPLCAYHLDDWIHPTQLPIRYAGYSSCFRKEAGSHGRDTLGIFRVHQFEKVEQFCLTSPNDNDSWNMHEEMLKNSEDFYKELNIPYQVVAIVSGALNDAAAKKYDLEAWFPSSQTYRELVSCSNCTDYQSRKLEIRYGQKKSNEQMKQYVHLLNSTLTATERTICCILENNQKEDGVEIPEALRPFMGGKTFLPFKNQPVSEAKGKKSKA is encoded by the exons ATGTTAGATATTAACCTGTTCAGGGAGGAGAAGGGCCACAACCCTGAACTCATCCGCGAATCTCAACGCCGTCGTTTCGCCAGCGTCGAACTCGTCGATGACGTCATCAATCTCGACAAGGAGTGGCGCAAGCGTCAATTCGAGCTCGAGACTCTCCGCAAAGACTTCAACAAGATCAACAAGGAAGTCTCCAAGCTCAAGCGT GCTGGTGAAGATGCAACCAAGATTATTGCCGAATCGGAGGAGACTAAGAAACTCATTGCTGACAAAGAGGTCGAAGTTCGCGACACTCTCAAACTCTTGAACTCTAAATTGGAGAGCATTGGAAACCTTGTCCACGATTCTGTTCCCGTCAGTGATGATGAGTCCAACAATGCTGTCATTCGAACGTGGGGAGAGAGGAGGCTCGAGCCTAAGCTAAAGAATCATGTCGATCTAGTTGAGCTTCTTGGAATCGCAGACACAAAAAAAG GAGCTGATGTTGCTGGAGGTAGAGGCTTCTATCTTAAAGGAGATGGTGTTCGTCTTAATCAAGCACTGATAAACTTTGGTCTTGATTTTTTGGAGAAAAGGGGATATACTTTGTTGCATACTCCTTTCTTCATGAGAAAAGATATAATGTCAAAGTGTGCTCAATTAGCACAATTTGATGAAGAGCTTTACAAG GTAACGGGTGAAGGAGATGACAAATATCTGATAGCTACGGCTGAGCAGCCCCTATGTGCTTATCATCTAGATGATTGGATCCACCCAACCCAGCTACCTATAAG ATATGCTGGATATTCATCTTGCTTTCGAAAAGAAGCTGGCTCACATGGTCGAGATACTCTTGGGATATTCCGTGTTCACCAATTTGAGAAAGTGGAACAGTTTTGccttactagcccaaatgacaATGATTCATGGAACATGCACGAGGAAATGTTAAAAAACTCTGAAGATTTCTATAAAGAA TTGAACATTCCATATCAAGTTGTTGCCATTGTGTCTGGTGCTTTGAATGATGCTGCAGCAAAGAAGTATGATCTAGAAGCATGGTTTCCATCTTCACAAACATACAGAGAGCTAGTATCCTGTTCAAACTGTACAGACTATCAGTCCCGAAAACTAGAAATTCGATACGGGCAAAAGAAG AGCAATGAGCAAATGAAGCAATATGTTCACTTGTTGAACTCCACTCTCACAGCTACTGAGAGGACCATTTGCTGCATACTTGAGAACAACCAGAAGGAGGATGGTGTAGAGATACCCGAAGCCCTCAGACCATTCATGGGTGGAAAGACTTTCCTACCTTTCAAGAACCAACCAGTTAGTGAAGCCAAAGGGAAGAAATCAAAGGCCTAA
- the LOC107491813 gene encoding putative pentatricopeptide repeat-containing protein At3g05240: MQQTWFILNTPKKMIIHQNAILSLLAKCRSMSELKKLHGLIITTPTINKSIIPLSKLIDFCIDSQFGDIDYAHLVFRRIDSPSVYIWNSMIKGYASGHNPRVSMILYRQMMQRGYSPDHFTFPFVLKASSLLFDQDCGRCIHNCIVKSGFEADAYAATGLLQMYVSCADMTSALKVFDNIPKWNVVAWTCLIAGYVDNNQPYEALEVFKDMDHWGVEPNEITMVKVMIACARSRDIGTGRWVHDRIRKAGYDPFLSSSSSNIILATAILEMYAKCGSFKTARDLFNKMPQRNIVAWNSMINAYNQYERHEEALDLFFDMLVSGLNPDKATFLSVLSVCAHLCALALGQTLHAYLLKSNIAEDIEMATALLHMYAKTGVLISAQKIFYSLQKKDVVVWSSMINGLAMHGHGNEALRMFQMMQEDDSVLPDHITYTGVLFACSHVGLVEEAKKHFNLMTERYGIMPESEHYGCMVDLLSRAGRFREAEKLVETMAEQPNIAIWGALLNGCLIHENVSLANQVKMQLTELEPADWSGVHVLLSNIYARAGRWEEVNMTRKVMKHRRITKTIGHSSVEIKLIS, translated from the coding sequence ATGCAACAAACTTGGTTTATTTTAAATACACCAAAAAAGATGATAATACATCAAAATGCCATTCTCTCTTTGTTAGCAAAGTGCAGAAGCATGAGTGAGTTGAAGAAACTGCATGGGCTAATAATCACAACCCCAACTATTAATAAAAGCATAATCCCTTTGAGCAAGCTCATTGACTTCTGTATAGATTCACAATTTGGGGACATCGATTATGCACACTTAGTTTTTCGCCGAATTGATTCCCCCAGCGTTTACATTTGGAACTCCATGATTAAAGGCTATGCCAGTGGTCACAATCCAAGAGTGTCTATGATTCTTTATAGACAAATGATGCAGAGAGGGTACTCACCAGATCACTTCACATTCCCTTTTGTCCTCAAAGCAAGTTCCCTGCTTTTTGATCAAGATTGTGGAAGATGCATCCATAACTGCATAGTGAAATCTGGGTTTGAAGCAGATGCATATGCAGCCACTGGGTTGCTCCAAATGTATGTGTCTTGTGCAGATATGACTTCTGCGCTCAAGGTGTTTGATAATATTCCCAAGTGGAATGTGGTTGCTTGGACTTGCTTGATTGCTGGGTACGTAGACAATAATCAGCCATACGAAGCTTTGGAGGTGTTTAAGGACATGGATCATTGGGGTGTAGAGCCAAATGAAATCACCATGGTTAAGGTTATGATAGCTTGCGCACGGAGTAGAGACATAGGTACGGGGAGATGGGTCCACGACCGCATTCGTAAGGCCGGTTATGATCCCTTCCTCTCATCATCAAGTAGCAATATCATTCTTGCAACTGCAATTCTTGAGATGTATGCTAAATGTGGTAGCTTCAAGACTGCAAgagatttattcaataaaatgccTCAAAGAAACATTGTTGCTTGGAACAGTATGATTAACGCTTACAATCAATATGAGCGACATGAGGAGGCACTAGATCTCTTCTTTGATATGTTGGTATCCGGCCTTAATCCGGATAAGGCCACCTTTCTAAGTGTTCTGAGTGTCTGTGCTCACTTGTGTGCTTTGGCACTGGGACAAACTCTTCATGCTTATCTTTTGAAGAGCAACATTGCAGAAGACATTGAAATGGCAACTGCCCTTCTCCACATGTATGCCAAGACCGGTGTGTTGATTAGCGCACAGAAGATTTTTTATAGTCTGCAAAAGAAAGATGTGGTGGTTTGGAGTAGCATGATTAACGGTTTAGCCATGCATGGTCATGGAAATGAAGCACTGAGAATGTTTCAAATGATGCAAGAGGATGATTCGGTTCTCCCTGATCATATTACTTACACTGGAGTTTTATTCGCATGTAGTCATGTTGGGTTGGTTGAAGAGGCTAAAAAACATTTCAATCTGATGACAGAAAGATATGGTATAATGCCGGAAAGTGAGCATTATGGTTGCATGGTTGATCTTTTGAGTCGCGCAGGTCGTTTCAGAGAGGCAGAAAAATTGGTGGAAACAATGGCGGAACAACCAAACATTGCCATATGGGGTGCTCTTCTAAATGGCTGCCTGATTCATGAAAATGTCTCTCTTGCTAATCAAGTGAAAATGCAACTTACAGAGCTGGAACCTGCTGATTGGAGTGGAGTTCATGTTCTTCTATCTAATATATATGCCAGGGCTGGTAGATGGGAAGAGGTTAACATGACTAGAAAAGTGATGAAGCATAGAAGGATCACAAAGACAATTGGTCATAGTTCTGTTGAAATAAAGTTGATAAGCTAA
- the LOC107492109 gene encoding uncharacterized GPI-anchored protein At5g19250 — MASIKLGLLFLLPNLLLLYTPAHSSDKEEESVLKGINSFRQTQNLPTLNKVKKANCLADEIAEEIEDEPCENVNQFYPSTRTGAASSANIPNLQKHVDKCDIDINTTTDGVILPVCVSKLEPTVVLSNYTHSDRYARFLNNSRFTGVGLGSEDDWMVLVLTTNTSSGTFSASHAAATTSGIIKHAVSMDFMFFALLFLLLL; from the exons ATGGCCTCAATCAAACTTGGTCTACTGTTCCTTCTTCCAAATCTTCTACTCCTTTATACTCCTGCACACTCTAGCG ATAAGGAGGAGGAGAGTGTTCTGAAGGGAATCAATAGCTTCAGGCAAACTCAGAATCTTCCAACACTGAACAAAGTTAAAAAGGCAAATTGTTTAGCTGATGAGATCGCTGAAGAAATAGAGGACGAGCCATGCGAGAACGTGAACCAGTTCTACCCGTCAACAAGAACTGGTGCTGCCTCCAGCGCAAACATTCCAAACCTTCAAAAACACGTAGACAAATGTGACATTGACATTAACACCACCACAGACGGTGTGATTCTACCAGTTTGTGTGTCCAAATTGGAACCCACCGTTGTGCTCTCTAATTACACGCATTCTGATCGCTATGCACGGTTTCTCAACAATTCCAGGTTCACTGGGGTTGGTCTTGGTTCTGAGGATGATTGGATGGTTCTTGTTCTCACCACCAACACTTCCTCTGGCACCTTCTCTGCTTCTCATGCTGCTGCAACAACTTCTGGCATCATTAAGCATGCCGTTTCCATGGACTTTATGTTCTTCGCtttgctttttcttctcttgttgTAG
- the LOC107492108 gene encoding NADPH-dependent aldehyde reductase 1, chloroplastic, whose product MASQKQHTQPGKEHVMDPTPQFTSPDYQPSNKLQGKIAVITGGDSGIGRAVCNLFALEGATVAFTYVKGHEDKDAKDTLEMINRAKTQDAMAPKAIAADLGFDENCKKVIEEVVNAYGRIDILVNNAAEQYENITIEEIDDPRLERVFRTNIFSYFFMTRHALKHMKEGSSIINTTSINAYKGHPTLVDYTATKGAIVAFTRALSMQILSRGIRVNGVAPGPIWTPLIPASFGEEKIAQFGSDVPMKRAGQPIEVAPSYVFLACNECSSYISGQVLHPNGGTIVNG is encoded by the exons ATGGCTTCCCAGAAGCAACACACACAACCAGGGAAAGAACACGTCATGGATCCAACACCCCAGTTCACCTCCCCTGACTACCAACCATCAAATAAACTTCAA GGTAAGATAGCAGTAATAACGGGTGGCGACTCCGGAATAGGAAGAGCTGTATGCAACTTGTTTGCATTGGAGGGTGCCACCGTGGCCTTCACCTACGTCAAGGGCCACGAAGACAAGGACGCGAAGGACACCCTTGAGATGATCAACAGGGCCAAGACTCAGGATGCCATGGCCCCCAAGGCCATAGCTGCTGACTTAGGCTTTGATGAGAACTGCAAGAAGGTCATTGAAGAGGTGGTCAACGCTTATGGCAGAATTGACATCTTGGTCAACAATGCTGCTGAGCAGTACGAGAATATAACTATTGAGGAGATTGATGATCCAAGGCTTGAAAGGGTTTTCCGCACCAACATCTTCTCGTACTTCTTCATGACCAG GCATGCACTGAAGCACATGAAGGAAGGAAGCAGCATCATCAACACCACATCTATAAATGCATACAAGGGGCACCCTACACTGGTGGACTACACTGCAACCAAGGGGGCCATTGTGGCCTTTACAAGAGCACTCTCAATGCAGATTCTGAGCAGGGGAATTCGTGTCAATGGCGTCGCCCCCGGACCCATCTGGACACCTTTGATACCAGCTTCTTTCGGTGAAGAGAAGATTGCTCAGTTTGGTTCTGATGTGCCAATGAAGAGAGCTGGTCAGCCTATTGAGGTGGCTCCCTCTTATGTTTTCCTTGCCTGCAATGAGTGCTCTTCTTACATAAGCGGCCAAGTCCTCCACCCCAACG GTGGTACCATTGTCAACGGTTGA